The following coding sequences lie in one Streptomyces albofaciens JCM 4342 genomic window:
- a CDS encoding GNAT family N-acetyltransferase produces the protein MSSATTSTLTRLTPAAFDRSVPGLAALLADTVAGGSSLGFTAPFDREAAAAWWRTQRPAVASGTLDIWAAETPEGVMGTISLAHPHKPNARHRAEIVKLLVHPAARGQGLGRALLTTAEQAAARSGFRLLLLDTETDSAADCLYRRAGWTPYGTVPAYAADPGGELRDCTFFYKEVG, from the coding sequence ATGAGCAGCGCCACGACGTCCACCCTCACCCGCCTCACCCCCGCCGCCTTCGACCGCAGCGTCCCGGGCCTGGCCGCCCTCCTCGCCGACACCGTCGCGGGCGGCTCCTCCCTGGGCTTCACGGCTCCCTTCGACCGTGAAGCGGCGGCGGCCTGGTGGCGGACCCAGCGCCCCGCCGTGGCGTCCGGCACCCTGGACATCTGGGCGGCCGAAACCCCCGAAGGCGTCATGGGCACCATCAGCCTCGCCCACCCCCACAAACCCAACGCCCGCCACCGCGCCGAAATCGTCAAACTCCTCGTCCACCCGGCTGCCCGAGGCCAGGGCCTGGGCCGCGCCCTCCTCACCACCGCCGAACAGGCCGCTGCCCGCTCCGGCTTCCGCCTCCTGCTCCTCGACACGGAGACGGACAGCGCGGCGGATTGTCTCTACCGGCGCGCGGGCTGGACGCCGTACGGGACGGTTCCGGCCTATGCGGCGGACCCGGGCGGGGAGTTGCGGGATTGCACGTTTTTTTACAAGGAGGTGGGGTGA
- a CDS encoding DUF4232 domain-containing protein, translating into MPSRLFTTRTARTTRTTRIAASAAAVAAAFSLTACGGGEDGKKAAGAEQPAVSAGPHASAGSAPSDGAGGSGGTGPSAKSPTGAGPQGGHGSNATPTKAGGGGKHGTATGGKSTACTAANTKVTVSKLSRPINHLLLTLTNTGSTRCDAYHYPALRFDDAQAPTAVRQDSKPQAVVSVEPGRSAYAAVRTSDASGEAEGGKTVRSLEVFFANRDGGYGDRSARPALPKGTYIDDSAQVTYWQSALDDAL; encoded by the coding sequence ATGCCCTCGCGCCTCTTCACCACCCGCACCGCCCGCACCACCCGCACCACCCGGATCGCCGCCTCCGCCGCGGCCGTCGCCGCCGCCTTCTCGCTGACCGCGTGCGGCGGCGGTGAGGACGGCAAAAAAGCGGCCGGGGCGGAGCAGCCCGCGGTCTCCGCCGGGCCCCACGCCTCCGCCGGTTCCGCTCCTTCGGACGGCGCGGGTGGCTCCGGCGGTACGGGCCCGTCGGCCAAGTCCCCCACGGGCGCGGGCCCACAGGGCGGCCACGGCTCGAACGCGACTCCCACCAAGGCCGGCGGCGGAGGCAAGCACGGCACCGCGACCGGCGGGAAGTCCACGGCCTGCACCGCGGCCAACACCAAGGTGACCGTCTCCAAGCTCAGCCGCCCCATCAATCACCTGCTGCTCACCCTCACCAACACCGGTTCGACCCGCTGCGACGCCTACCACTACCCGGCCCTGCGCTTCGACGACGCCCAGGCGCCCACCGCGGTGCGGCAGGACAGCAAGCCGCAGGCCGTGGTGTCCGTCGAGCCGGGCCGGTCCGCGTACGCGGCCGTTCGCACGTCGGACGCCAGCGGTGAGGCCGAAGGCGGGAAGACGGTGCGCAGCCTGGAGGTGTTCTTCGCGAACCGGGACGGCGGCTACGGTGACCGCTCGGCCCGTCCCGCGCTGCCGAAGGGCACGTACATCGACGACTCCGCCCAGGTCACGTACTGGCAGAGCGCACTGGACGACGCGCTCTAG
- the bla gene encoding class A beta-lactamase, which produces MRKPTTSLTRRSVLGVGLGLGGALALGSTTASAASAGAVPSGTTRPGTTSSGNLAAVRRLRALEREHQARVGVFALNLATGATLLHRAHELFPICSVFKTLAAAAVLRDLDHDGTQLSRVVHYTAADVTKSGHAPVTKDHIDTGMTIRALCDATIRYSDNCAGNLLLRELGGPTAITRFCRSLGDPVTRLDRWEPELNSAEPDRRTDTTAPYAIARTYQRLVLGNALDRPDRALLTDWLLRNTTSVERFRKGLPKDWKVADKSGGGSTYGTSNDVAIAWTPDGAPVVLALFTHKPTQPTASGDTPLVVKAATVMSEAVTTA; this is translated from the coding sequence ATGCGCAAGCCCACGACGTCACTCACCCGGCGGTCCGTGCTCGGCGTCGGCCTCGGCCTCGGCGGCGCGCTCGCCCTCGGCTCCACGACGGCGAGCGCGGCATCGGCCGGAGCGGTCCCGTCCGGAACCACCCGGCCCGGAACCACCTCGTCCGGAAACCTCGCCGCCGTCCGCCGACTGCGCGCCCTGGAGCGGGAACACCAGGCCAGAGTGGGCGTCTTCGCCCTCAACCTCGCCACCGGCGCGACCCTGCTCCACCGCGCCCACGAACTGTTCCCGATCTGCTCCGTCTTCAAGACGCTCGCCGCCGCGGCGGTGCTGCGCGACCTCGACCACGACGGCACCCAGCTGTCCCGCGTCGTCCACTACACCGCTGCCGACGTGACGAAGTCCGGCCACGCGCCCGTCACCAAGGACCACATCGACACCGGCATGACCATACGTGCGCTGTGCGACGCGACGATCCGCTACAGCGACAACTGCGCCGGCAACCTCCTCCTGCGCGAGCTGGGCGGCCCGACCGCCATCACCCGCTTCTGCCGCTCCCTCGGCGACCCGGTGACCCGCCTCGACCGCTGGGAGCCGGAGCTGAACTCCGCCGAGCCGGACCGCCGTACGGACACCACCGCCCCGTACGCCATCGCCCGCACCTACCAGCGGCTCGTCCTCGGCAACGCCCTGGACCGCCCGGACCGCGCGCTGCTGACCGACTGGCTGCTGCGCAACACCACCAGCGTGGAGAGGTTCCGCAAGGGCCTGCCGAAGGACTGGAAGGTGGCCGACAAGTCCGGCGGCGGCAGCACGTACGGTACGAGCAACGACGTGGCCATCGCCTGGACCCCCGACGGCGCCCCGGTCGTCCTCGCCCTCTTCACCCACAAGCCGACGCAGCCCACCGCCTCGGGCGACACTCCCCTGGTCGTCAAGGCGGCCACCGTCATGTCCGAAGCGGTCACCACGGCCTGA
- a CDS encoding helix-turn-helix domain-containing protein — MGSEARSGAPGVVPPPAIEPRLAARLAELRTERGWSLDELARRTDVSRSTLSRLERAEISPTAALLNRLCAAYERPMSRLLAEVEAEPPQLVRAGEQSVWHDAPSGFTRRSVSPPHPGLRGEVVEGTLRPGADIAYDSPPPVPGLEQHIWLLAGELEITTGDTAHTLRTGDCLRFRLWGPTRFRCTGATAARYALLVVLP; from the coding sequence ATGGGAAGCGAAGCGCGGTCCGGCGCCCCTGGCGTCGTTCCACCCCCTGCGATCGAGCCCCGACTCGCCGCCCGGCTGGCCGAGTTGCGTACGGAGCGCGGCTGGTCGCTCGACGAACTGGCCCGGCGTACGGACGTGAGCCGCTCGACCCTCTCGCGCCTGGAACGCGCCGAGATCAGCCCCACGGCGGCCCTGCTGAACCGGCTGTGCGCCGCGTACGAGCGTCCGATGTCCCGCCTGCTGGCCGAAGTCGAGGCGGAGCCTCCTCAACTGGTGCGCGCCGGCGAGCAGTCCGTCTGGCACGACGCCCCCTCCGGCTTCACCCGCCGGTCGGTCTCACCGCCCCACCCCGGCCTACGGGGCGAGGTCGTCGAAGGCACGCTCCGTCCCGGCGCGGACATCGCCTACGACAGCCCGCCACCCGTACCCGGCCTGGAACAGCACATCTGGCTGCTGGCCGGCGAACTGGAAATCACCACAGGCGACACGGCACACACCCTCCGCACGGGCGACTGCCTCCGCTTCCGCCTTTGGGGGCCGACGCGCTTCCGGTGTACGGGGGCGACTGCGGCGCGCTACGCCCTGCTGGTGGTCCTGCCATGA
- a CDS encoding helix-turn-helix domain-containing protein, with protein sequence MGHEGEAVGTASGTDGFAALLRTLKTRSGLSYGALAKRLHMSTSTLHRYCNGDAVPTDYAPVERLARVCGAKPEELVELHRQWILADAARGRRTAEAGTVAETGPAAEAAPEPEAAVPEPADADPVEPTPAPVPTTREPTSKPTPAPTPKPTPKLRLALAAAAVVALAVPVAVAVTSSGADGGGTGTADARVAERPGQGGRGPATGGGTSGSPSATASSGTSDEPTRGSLSPTPSPNASTPGGGAGGDEGMAAGSKRSSGTPLTADVRMNNWGNPCDRWYLLDKPPAKVPPPPSGPDARGWANALGAVPGGHLRISVAVQGTGDEAVVLHSLNVRTAARTPAPAGSAFSMGNGCGGGLTPASFDVALDAPQPLMRPVAGEQGDRKIPATDFPFKVSASDPQMLYVDAHTEANDVSWYLELEWSSGGRRGTLRLDDHGRPFRTSAMEGRAAYHYRHDQGVWEPAEY encoded by the coding sequence ATGGGGCACGAGGGGGAAGCAGTGGGAACGGCATCCGGCACGGACGGCTTCGCGGCGCTGCTGCGCACGTTGAAGACGAGGTCAGGGCTCAGTTACGGGGCCCTGGCCAAACGCCTGCACATGAGTACGTCCACGCTGCACCGCTACTGCAACGGCGACGCGGTGCCGACGGATTACGCACCCGTGGAGCGGCTGGCCCGGGTGTGCGGCGCGAAGCCGGAGGAACTGGTCGAGCTGCACCGCCAGTGGATCCTGGCGGACGCGGCGCGGGGGAGGCGGACGGCGGAGGCCGGCACCGTAGCGGAGACCGGCCCGGCGGCAGAGGCCGCTCCGGAACCGGAGGCCGCCGTTCCGGAGCCCGCTGATGCGGACCCCGTGGAGCCGACGCCCGCACCGGTCCCCACCACCCGAGAACCCACCTCAAAACCCACCCCGGCCCCCACCCCCAAACCCACCCCCAAACTCCGCCTGGCCCTGGCCGCCGCAGCCGTGGTGGCCCTGGCCGTCCCCGTAGCCGTCGCCGTGACCTCCTCCGGCGCGGACGGTGGGGGTACGGGTACGGCCGACGCGCGCGTGGCCGAGCGCCCCGGCCAGGGCGGGCGCGGCCCGGCCACCGGCGGTGGCACGTCCGGTTCGCCCTCCGCCACCGCCTCCTCCGGTACGAGCGACGAGCCGACGCGGGGCAGCCTTTCGCCCACCCCGAGCCCGAACGCCTCCACCCCCGGCGGCGGTGCGGGCGGCGACGAGGGCATGGCCGCCGGGAGCAAGCGGAGCAGCGGCACCCCGCTTACCGCCGATGTCCGGATGAACAACTGGGGCAACCCCTGTGACCGCTGGTATCTGCTCGACAAGCCGCCGGCCAAGGTGCCTCCGCCGCCCTCCGGCCCGGACGCGCGCGGCTGGGCGAACGCGCTGGGCGCGGTGCCCGGCGGGCACCTGCGGATCTCGGTGGCCGTGCAGGGCACGGGGGACGAGGCCGTCGTCCTCCACTCGCTGAACGTACGGACCGCCGCGCGGACGCCCGCGCCGGCGGGTTCGGCGTTCTCCATGGGCAACGGCTGCGGCGGCGGGCTCACCCCGGCGTCGTTCGACGTCGCACTGGACGCGCCGCAGCCGCTGATGCGGCCGGTGGCCGGGGAGCAGGGGGACCGGAAGATCCCGGCGACCGACTTCCCGTTCAAGGTGTCGGCGTCCGACCCGCAGATGCTCTACGTCGACGCGCACACCGAGGCGAACGACGTGAGCTGGTACCTGGAGCTGGAGTGGAGCAGCGGGGGCCGGCGCGGCACGCTGCGCCTGGACGACCACGGCAGGCCGTTCCGTACGAGCGCGATGGAGGGGCGGGCGGCCTACCACTATCGGCACGACCAGGGCGTATGGGAGCCCGCCGAGTACTGA
- a CDS encoding DUF4328 domain-containing protein — MSHIPVPPYDGFPPTGGPALRPTKGLATAVSVLLYAVIATDLFALGADLNMRALLGDLATVSKQEADRADALYALAAVLQSSVLLATAVVFIVWFHRSRVNAEHYTRDVCTLGRGWAIGSWFVPIGNLWLPYRVAKETWQASAQSAPDGSWRTVSLAPVRAWWTLWVVSLVVGRIGNTLYDKAQLPDTIRLAVSVVALSDLLDIAAAALAILFIRKLTRMQQLPAAPYAAPYPSPQP, encoded by the coding sequence ATGTCCCACATACCCGTCCCCCCGTACGACGGATTCCCGCCCACCGGCGGCCCGGCACTCCGCCCGACCAAGGGCCTGGCGACCGCCGTCTCCGTCCTGCTGTACGCGGTCATCGCCACCGACCTCTTCGCACTCGGCGCCGACCTGAACATGCGGGCGCTGCTGGGCGATCTGGCTACCGTGTCCAAGCAGGAGGCCGACCGGGCCGATGCCCTGTACGCGCTGGCCGCCGTCCTCCAGAGCAGCGTCCTGCTCGCCACCGCCGTCGTCTTCATCGTCTGGTTCCACCGCTCCCGGGTGAACGCCGAGCACTACACCCGCGATGTGTGCACCCTGGGGCGCGGCTGGGCCATCGGCTCCTGGTTCGTCCCCATCGGCAACCTGTGGCTGCCGTACCGCGTCGCCAAGGAGACCTGGCAGGCCAGCGCCCAGTCGGCGCCCGACGGTTCCTGGCGTACGGTCTCGCTCGCGCCGGTACGGGCCTGGTGGACGCTGTGGGTCGTGTCGCTGGTCGTCGGCCGGATCGGCAACACCCTCTACGACAAGGCGCAACTGCCGGACACCATCCGCCTGGCCGTGTCGGTGGTCGCGCTGTCCGACCTCCTGGACATCGCCGCGGCCGCCCTCGCCATCCTGTTCATTCGCAAACTGACCCGAATGCAGCAGCTCCCCGCCGCACCGTACGCAGCGCCCTACCCCAGCCCCCAGCCCTGA
- a CDS encoding helix-turn-helix domain-containing protein translates to MPPRTTPTVRQQRLGAELRKLRESAGMTASAAGSLLGVDQARISNIERGRAGISATRVRTLACNYACGNQALIEALAAMAGDRTRHWWEEYRGTLPAGQLDIAEMEFHATEIRTAQTSTLPGLLQTIDHARVVFNQGVPPLPPHEVEHRTSFRIKRQAAIYRDGAAPYTAVIHEAALRMQFGGPSVARKQLEHIIAASERDNVTVLVIPFSAGEFPGSGQTIMYAAGPTPELDTVQLDQMGGPVFHDAAAQLSRYRAVVELLTRKALTAAASRDFIHSIAHEL, encoded by the coding sequence ATGCCGCCCAGGACCACACCGACAGTGCGCCAGCAACGTCTGGGCGCCGAGCTGCGCAAACTCCGCGAGAGCGCTGGTATGACCGCTTCGGCCGCCGGTTCCCTGCTAGGTGTCGATCAAGCGCGCATCAGCAACATCGAGCGCGGTCGTGCCGGGATCAGTGCCACCCGCGTGCGCACGTTGGCGTGCAACTACGCTTGCGGGAACCAGGCCCTCATCGAGGCGCTCGCGGCCATGGCCGGAGATCGCACCCGTCACTGGTGGGAGGAATACCGCGGGACCCTGCCCGCCGGGCAACTCGACATCGCCGAGATGGAATTCCACGCCACCGAGATCCGAACGGCACAGACCTCCACACTGCCCGGCCTCCTGCAAACCATCGACCACGCGCGCGTCGTCTTCAACCAGGGTGTACCACCCTTGCCGCCGCACGAGGTCGAGCACCGCACCTCATTCCGCATCAAGCGTCAGGCCGCCATTTACCGGGACGGTGCGGCCCCCTATACCGCGGTCATTCACGAGGCGGCCCTACGGATGCAGTTCGGCGGCCCCTCGGTCGCACGCAAGCAGCTTGAGCACATCATCGCGGCGAGTGAACGTGACAACGTCACCGTTCTGGTCATCCCGTTCTCCGCAGGTGAGTTTCCTGGCTCCGGGCAGACGATCATGTATGCCGCCGGACCGACGCCGGAGCTCGACACGGTGCAGCTCGATCAAATGGGCGGGCCCGTGTTTCACGACGCAGCTGCCCAACTGTCGCGATATCGAGCCGTCGTGGAGCTGCTGACTCGAAAGGCCCTCACCGCTGCCGCTTCCCGGGACTTCATTCACAGCATCGCCCACGAACTCTGA
- a CDS encoding ATP-binding protein — protein sequence MSGGWEYAFEMSDNPLAPRVARRVVRLVLEEHGEAELVDGAELLASELIANSYRYAEGPANVRVKRIGARLRVSVWDGNPELPIFDAAAVAGPAAEAGRGLGLVRLCAENFGGFAYGAGALGSGGGKVMWFELGEGCPLRSGEGGSGLG from the coding sequence ATGTCCGGTGGCTGGGAGTACGCGTTCGAGATGTCCGACAATCCGCTCGCTCCGCGCGTCGCGCGGCGGGTGGTGCGGCTGGTGCTGGAAGAGCACGGGGAGGCGGAACTGGTCGACGGGGCGGAGCTGTTGGCGTCGGAGTTGATCGCCAACTCGTACCGGTACGCGGAGGGCCCCGCCAACGTGCGGGTGAAGCGGATCGGGGCGCGTCTGCGCGTCAGCGTGTGGGACGGGAATCCGGAGCTGCCGATCTTCGACGCGGCCGCGGTGGCCGGACCGGCGGCCGAGGCCGGGCGGGGGCTGGGGCTGGTCAGGTTGTGTGCCGAGAACTTCGGCGGCTTCGCTTACGGGGCGGGGGCGTTGGGGTCGGGTGGGGGGAAGGTGATGTGGTTCGAGTTGGGGGAAGGGTGTCCGTTGCGGAGTGGTGAGGGTGGGAGCGGGCTCGGGTGA
- a CDS encoding serine protease has protein sequence MTRSARFLKRSVALGAIALAALSLQPGAASAATEPTPSGGTPGTRIVGGVPAAQGEFPFMVRLSMGCGGALYRQDVVLTAAHCVSGSGNNTSITATAGVVDLQSSSAIKVRSTKVLQAPGYDGSGKDWALIKLARPINLPTLRTATDGRYDQGEFTVAGWGATREGGGQQRYLRKATVPFVDTPTCQQAYGSAYIPGEEICAGIMRTGGVDTCQGDSGGPMFRKDDAGAWVQVGITSWGEGCARPGKPGVYTRVSAFSQAIAKAADQL, from the coding sequence TTGACCCGTTCCGCGAGATTCCTGAAGAGATCCGTCGCACTCGGCGCCATCGCCCTGGCGGCCCTGTCGCTGCAACCCGGCGCCGCGAGCGCCGCCACCGAACCGACACCGTCGGGCGGCACCCCCGGTACGCGGATCGTCGGCGGTGTGCCCGCCGCGCAGGGCGAGTTCCCGTTCATGGTGCGGCTGTCCATGGGCTGCGGCGGCGCGCTCTACCGACAGGACGTCGTGCTCACCGCCGCGCACTGCGTGAGCGGCAGCGGCAACAACACCTCCATCACCGCCACGGCCGGTGTCGTCGACCTCCAGAGCTCCAGCGCGATCAAGGTCAGGTCCACCAAGGTGCTCCAGGCGCCCGGCTACGACGGCTCCGGCAAGGACTGGGCACTGATCAAGCTCGCCCGTCCGATCAACCTGCCCACGCTGCGTACGGCCACGGACGGCCGTTACGACCAGGGCGAGTTCACCGTCGCCGGGTGGGGCGCGACCCGGGAGGGCGGCGGCCAGCAGCGGTACCTGCGCAAGGCGACGGTGCCGTTCGTCGACACCCCGACCTGTCAGCAGGCGTACGGCAGCGCCTACATACCCGGCGAGGAGATCTGCGCCGGGATCATGCGGACCGGCGGCGTGGACACCTGCCAGGGCGATTCCGGTGGCCCGATGTTCCGCAAGGACGACGCGGGCGCGTGGGTGCAGGTCGGCATCACGAGCTGGGGCGAGGGCTGCGCGCGGCCCGGCAAGCCGGGCGTCTACACGCGGGTGAGCGCCTTCTCGCAGGCCATCGCGAAGGCGGCGGACCAGCTGTGA
- a CDS encoding S1 family peptidase, which produces MKRSARCIKRSIAVGAAVAAAVALQSTGGASAAPAPTPTPGQQIIGGPPAKQGEFPFMVRLSMGCGGSLIREDVVLTAAHCVDGSGPNTSITVTAGVVDLQNPKAIKVKSKEVAQAPGYNGKGKDWALIKLATPIKGQETLHLAEDDNFDRGTFTIAGWGASREGGTQQRYLRKAKVPFVNTATCKQAYGDQLTPSDEICAGFMAEGGVDTCQGDSGGPMFRRDEDGDWVQVGITSWGEGCARPGKPGVYTKVSAFSAQIEKAANKLAG; this is translated from the coding sequence TTGAAGCGCTCCGCGAGATGTATCAAGAGATCCATAGCCGTCGGCGCCGCCGTGGCGGCGGCCGTCGCACTCCAGTCGACCGGCGGCGCCAGCGCCGCGCCCGCCCCCACGCCGACGCCCGGCCAGCAGATCATCGGCGGGCCGCCCGCCAAGCAGGGCGAGTTCCCGTTCATGGTGCGGCTGTCCATGGGCTGCGGCGGCTCCCTCATCCGTGAGGACGTCGTGCTCACCGCCGCGCACTGCGTGGACGGCAGCGGCCCCAACACGTCCATCACCGTCACCGCGGGCGTCGTGGACCTCCAGAATCCCAAGGCGATCAAGGTGAAGTCCAAGGAGGTCGCCCAGGCCCCCGGCTACAACGGCAAGGGCAAGGACTGGGCCCTGATCAAGCTGGCCACGCCGATCAAGGGCCAGGAGACGCTGCATCTCGCCGAGGACGACAACTTCGACCGCGGTACGTTCACGATCGCGGGCTGGGGCGCCAGCCGCGAGGGCGGCACCCAGCAGCGCTACCTGCGCAAGGCCAAGGTCCCGTTCGTGAACACGGCCACCTGCAAGCAGGCGTACGGCGACCAGCTGACCCCGAGCGACGAGATCTGCGCCGGCTTCATGGCGGAGGGCGGCGTGGACACCTGCCAGGGTGACTCCGGCGGCCCGATGTTCCGCCGCGACGAGGACGGCGACTGGGTCCAGGTCGGCATCACCAGTTGGGGCGAGGGCTGCGCGCGGCCCGGCAAGCCCGGCGTCTACACGAAGGTGAGCGCCTTCTCCGCGCAGATCGAGAAGGCCGCCAACAAGCTGGCGGGCTGA
- the argS gene encoding arginine--tRNA ligase produces the protein MTSVPSLAATVNQCVADALSAALPEAGAADPLLRRSDRADFQANAMLALAKKLGGNPRELASKVVGQLPTGDVIKEIEVSGPGFLNITLSDEAIVRTLAARAADDRLGVPYAEHAGTTVIDYAQPNVAKEMHVGHLRSAVIGAAMVEILEFTGEKVVRRHHIGDWGTQFGMLIQYLIEHPHELDHKSDAQSSEASGEEAMSNLNRLYKASRALFDSDPEFKERARRRVVDLQAGDEQTLALWQRFVDESKVYFYSVFDKLDMEIRDADVVGESGYNAMLAETCRLLEESGVAVRSDGALCVFFDDIKGPDGNPTPLIVQKADGGYGYATTDLSAIRDRVGNLGASTLLYVVDARQSLHFKMVFETARRAGWLGEDVQAVQLAFGTVLGKDGKPFKTREGETVRLVDLLDEAVERATAVVREKGENIGLTEREIVENGQQVGIGAVKYADLSTSAARDYKFDLDQMVSLNGDTSVYIQYAYARIRSIFRNAGTAAPKAHPELALAPAERALGLHLDQFAETVHEAAAGHEPHKLAAYLYHLASLYTTFYDQCPVLKAEGGSEQVENRLFLCELTARTLHRGMALLGIRTPERL, from the coding sequence ATGACTTCGGTCCCTTCCCTCGCAGCCACGGTCAACCAGTGCGTCGCGGACGCCCTCTCGGCAGCCCTGCCGGAGGCCGGCGCCGCCGACCCGCTGCTGCGACGAAGCGACCGGGCCGACTTCCAGGCCAACGCCATGCTCGCGCTGGCCAAGAAGCTGGGGGGCAACCCGCGCGAGCTGGCCTCGAAGGTCGTCGGGCAGCTCCCCACCGGTGACGTGATCAAGGAGATCGAGGTCTCCGGCCCCGGCTTCCTGAACATCACCCTCTCCGACGAGGCGATCGTGCGGACGCTGGCCGCCCGCGCCGCCGACGACCGCCTGGGCGTGCCGTACGCCGAGCACGCCGGCACCACGGTCATCGACTACGCCCAGCCGAACGTCGCCAAGGAGATGCACGTCGGCCATCTGCGCTCCGCCGTGATCGGCGCCGCGATGGTCGAGATCCTGGAGTTCACCGGCGAGAAGGTGGTCCGCCGCCACCACATCGGCGACTGGGGCACCCAGTTCGGCATGCTCATCCAGTACCTGATCGAGCACCCGCACGAGCTGGACCACAAGAGCGACGCCCAGTCCTCGGAAGCCTCCGGTGAAGAGGCCATGTCCAACCTCAACCGCCTCTACAAGGCCTCCCGCGCGCTGTTCGACTCCGATCCGGAGTTCAAGGAGCGCGCGCGCCGCCGGGTGGTGGACCTCCAGGCCGGCGACGAGCAGACGCTCGCCCTGTGGCAGCGCTTCGTCGACGAGTCGAAGGTCTACTTCTACTCGGTCTTCGACAAGCTGGACATGGAGATCCGGGACGCGGACGTGGTCGGCGAGTCCGGCTACAACGCCATGCTGGCGGAGACCTGCCGCCTGCTGGAGGAGTCCGGCGTCGCGGTCCGCTCCGACGGCGCGCTCTGCGTCTTCTTCGACGACATCAAGGGCCCGGACGGCAACCCGACCCCGCTGATCGTCCAGAAGGCCGACGGCGGCTACGGCTACGCGACCACCGACCTGTCCGCCATCCGCGACCGGGTCGGCAACCTCGGCGCGTCCACCCTGCTGTACGTGGTCGACGCCCGCCAGTCGCTGCACTTCAAGATGGTCTTCGAGACCGCCCGCCGGGCCGGCTGGCTGGGCGAGGACGTCCAGGCCGTACAGCTCGCCTTCGGCACCGTGCTCGGCAAGGACGGCAAGCCGTTCAAGACCCGCGAGGGCGAGACGGTCCGCCTGGTGGACCTGCTCGACGAGGCGGTGGAGCGGGCGACCGCCGTGGTGCGGGAGAAGGGCGAGAACATCGGCCTGACCGAGCGGGAGATCGTCGAGAACGGTCAGCAGGTCGGCATCGGCGCGGTGAAGTACGCGGACCTGTCCACCTCGGCCGCCCGCGACTACAAGTTCGACCTGGACCAGATGGTCTCGCTCAACGGCGACACCAGCGTCTACATCCAGTACGCGTACGCCCGTATCCGCTCCATCTTCCGCAACGCCGGGACCGCCGCGCCCAAGGCCCACCCGGAGCTGGCGCTGGCCCCCGCCGAGCGCGCGCTGGGCCTGCACCTGGACCAGTTCGCGGAGACCGTGCACGAGGCCGCGGCCGGCCACGAGCCCCACAAGCTGGCCGCGTACCTGTACCACCTCGCCTCCCTCTACACGACCTTCTACGACCAGTGCCCGGTCCTGAAGGCCGAGGGCGGCAGCGAGCAGGTCGAGAACCGCCTGTTCCTGTGCGAGCTGACGGCGCGCACGCTGCACCGCGGCATGGCGCTGCTGGGCATCCGCACGCCCGAGCGGCTCTGA
- a CDS encoding DUF397 domain-containing protein — MIVPSTHWQKSSYCADSSNCLSLSASPDHTIRIRESEAPHTVLTTTKSQLGSLIDAIKNSALAPHPTSL, encoded by the coding sequence GTGATCGTGCCGTCCACCCACTGGCAGAAGTCGTCCTACTGCGCGGACTCCAGCAACTGCTTGAGCCTATCCGCATCCCCCGACCACACCATACGAATCCGGGAGAGCGAGGCCCCCCACACGGTGCTCACCACCACTAAATCCCAGCTCGGCTCCCTCATAGACGCCATCAAGAACAGCGCCCTCGCCCCTCACCCCACCTCCTTGTAA